GGCTAATGAGCTCAGGCTCCAGGTTATCGCGGAGGGGGCGGAAACAGAGGAGCAGATCGCACTTCTGCGTGAAATGGGGTGCGAATATGCCCAGGGATATTACTATGGAAGACCCATGCCTCAGGAAGATTTTCAGGAATATCTCTTGAGGCGGCCAAACAGCGAAATGAAGGTATTATGAATAAAACAATGGCATAAAAAGGACAATGAAAAAGCTGGCCGCTTGGGTATGACGCCCGGGCGGCTGGCTTTTTTGATTTGATCAAATTCCTGTTATTTTTACAAAATAAAAAATGTAAATATTTTCAGAGAGAAATATCCGTAAAATTTACAGAAAATTAGAAAAAATACAAAAATCTTGTTAAGATATTGGGGTTTCCAGGTTGACATTCATTATAGAAGTTATATAATGACATTAAACAATGATTGACAATATTTCAGATATAAACAAAAGTAAAAATCACAAAGGTTTGGAGGGATGAAAGATGAAAAAGGTCATTGATGACGAGCGGCTGATGGTTAAGATCTGTGATATGTATTACAATCAGGATTTAAATCAGAAAGTCATTTCAGCGCAGCTTGGCTTGTCCAGGCCAACGGTTTCCCGGATCATCAGCAATGGTAAGGAGCGGGGAATTGTAAAAATCATCATTGATAACCTGGAAGGCACCGACTATGTGGAGCTGGAAAGGGAAATCGAAAACCTGTATGGCCTGCGTGAGGTCATTGTCGTTGACACCAAGAAGGACATCGAAGACCAGAAAAACGAAATTGGCCGGGCAGCCGCCCAGTATCTGGAGCGTGTGGTTAAGGACGGCAACGTCGTTGGGGTATCCATGGGAACGACCCTGGGGTATATTGCCAGACACGTTGTGGGCAACGCGACCAAAAATATCACCTTTGTTCCGCTGATCGGCGGTATGGGCCATCTTCGTATGGAACTGCACTCCAACTATATTGTAGAGGATCTGGCAAAGGTTTTTGGTGGGGAGTTCATGCTCATGCACGCGCCGGCAAGGGTTTCCGGCAAACAGATTAAGGAAGAGCTACTGAAGGAGGACGGCATCAGCAAGATCATCCGGATGGGTGATAAGCTGGATGTGGCACTGGTGGGAATCGGGGTTCCCAATAGCACTTCTGCCATTATGGCTACTGGCTACTATGACCGTGTAGAAATGAATAAAATGCGTGAAAAACACGTGGCAGGCGACATCTGTATGCAGTTTTACGACATTAATGGCAGCACAACCCCCTTCAAAATTGATAACAACGTGGTCGGCATTGAGATTAAAAAGCTGCGCCGCGTACCGCATTCCATCGGTGTAGCCTGCGGCATTGAAAAGGTTGATGCCATCAAGGGCGCCATCAACGGTAAGTATATCAATACTCTGGTTACCGATGTGGAAAGCGCAAGAAAGCTGATTGAAGAAGAATAGCCGTAATTTACGGTCATTAATACTTTTAGATTTTTTAAAGTAAAAGGAGATACTAACAATGAATGAAATCCTGAATCTGGCCATCAACGAAATGGCAAACACTGAATTTGACTGCTCCTGTGGGAGACACCACAATTTTTCAATCCATGACATCGCCATCGGGAAGGGCGCGATCAAGGAGCTGCCGCGTGTGGCGGAACCCTTTAAAGAAGGAAAAATCCTCATCGTTTACGATGATAATACCTATAAAGCAGCCGGCAAGGAAGCGAAACAGCTGTTAGACGATGCAGGCTTCAATGTCAAGGAATTACTGTTTGACCGTGGTGGAGAATTGTTGATCCCGGATGAAAGTGTTGTCGGACGTATTCTCGAAGAACAGGAATTAGACGTCAGCCTGATGGTAGCCGTAGGTTCGGGTTCACTTAATGACTCTGTTAAATATGTATCCTCCCGTACAAAGGTGCCTTATATCATTGTCTGCACCGCACCTTCTATGGATGGCTATGTGGCCGATGGTGCCCCGCTGATCTGCAACGGTTATAAATATTCTTATCCGGCATGCTTGGCTTATGGCGTTGTCGGCGATACCGATATTATGAAAGAAGCGCCGATGGAATTAATCCACGCTGGCTTTGGAGATGTCGTAGGAAAAATTACCGCTCTGGCAGATTGGGATTTATCCGTTAAGGTCAATGACGAATACCGCTGCGAAACCTGCGTAGAGCTTGTACAGCGCGCTCTGGACAAATGCTTTGGCCAGGCAGAAGCGTTAAAAGAACGCAACGATGAAGCGACCTTATACCTGATTGAAGCCTTAACCCTGACCGGTGTGGCGATGGGGCTCGTCAATATCTCCCGTCCGGCTTCCGGCGCAGAACATATGCTGTCCCACTACTGGGAAATGGATTATATCGCAAGAGGGATGACACCAATCCATCACGGCACACAGGTTGGTGTTGCGACACCAGTTATCGCCATGTTCTTTGAAGAAATGGCAGATCTGCTGCCAGAGGGAACCGGAGCACTGTGCCCGCCGCATGAAGAAATTGAAGAGCTTCTTCGCAAAGCTGGCTGCCCGGTGACACCGAAGGATATCGGCATTGACAGAGATTTATTCCACAGAAGCCTGATCGAAGGCTACAAAGTACGTCCGCGGTATTCTGTTATGGAATTTGCAAAAGCCCACGGCCGTCTGGAAGAAATTGCAGACAAAATTACAAATACAATTTACGGAGAATAAATATGCGATTTGAAAAAGACCAGGCATTAAATGATGTCAAACTGTTCGTACTGGATATGGATGGCACCGTCTATTTAGGCAACAACCTGATCGAAGGGTCTCTGGATTTCATCCATAAAGTTAAAGAAACCGGAAGAAGCTTTATCTTTTTTACCAATAACGCGTCCCGCGTGCCGTCTTTCTACAAGGATAAGCTGGCAAAGATGGGTCTGGAGGTAGAAGAAAGCGATGTTGTCACCGCTGGTGATGTCACCGCGGAATTTTTGAAAACCTACTACCCCGGCAAGCGTGTTTACTTAAATGGGACACCGCTGCTGGAAAACAGCTTTAAGGAAAAGGGCATCAATCTGGTTGATGATGAGCCTGATGTGGCGGTTCAGAGCTTTGACACCACACTCACCTATGAAAAGCTGGATAAAATCTGCCGCTTTGTCCGTAACGGCGTGCCTTTTGTAGCCACCCATATGGACACCAACTGCCCGACTGAGGATGGCTTTATGCCGGACTGCGGCGCAATGTGCGATTTGATCACCTCATCCACTGGCGTGAAGCCGCGTTTCCTGGGCAAGCCTTTTAAGGAAACTGTGGATATGGTACTCGAAATCACCGGCTTCAAACGCGACGAGGTTGCTTTTGTCGGTGACCGTATCTATACCGATGTGGCTACCGGCGTTAAAAACGGTGCAAAAGGCTTCCTCGTACTTACCGGTGAAGCGGATATGCAGACCGTTGCCGAGTCTGAAGTCGAACCCGACTGTATTTATGATTCATTATACGAAATGAGCAAATACCTATAAGGCAAAATCCGGATTTCACAGAAATTTGGCAGGATGAGCAGAGCGGCAGCGGGCGTCCGGCAATGAGGCTAACGCATTTTTAAAAGAAAGTTATCCTGAAAGGATATAAAAACTTTCTTTTAAAAATGTGATCCATTTAATTCTTTATTGTCGAACTTTGCTTATCGTTATATAATAAGATTATTAGTAGGAAAACGGAGAGTGTCCAGATGAACGATGGCTTAAAGTATTTTATATTTCTGGCTTTTGCCATGATGGTTCTGCAGAGCTTTTTATCCTATCTTCAATATAGAAGCTACCAGAAAGCCGTAAGCGCCCTTCAGGGAAAGGGCTGGATCTTGGGCATTGGGATGCGCAAGGGGGGCTTCCATATAAAGGGCGGCGCCATTATTGTGCTGGCATGGGACCGGAAAACCAACCAGGTTATGGCCTGTAAAAGACTACAGGGGATTACCATGTGGAAGCGTTTTGAAGATGTGGACGACTATAACGGAATGACACTCAATGAAGTGCGCAAAATCGGGATCGAGGAAGATCTTGCCATCAACCCTCGGTTACGCGAAAAAGAACCCTACAGTCCGCTGTTGGTTGATAAGCGCCGTAAAAAAGGCGCTCTCATACAGGCTATTGAAGCCATAGACAGGCGTCTCGCAAAAGAGATGGAAAAAGAGGAACAAAAAAAGGTCGTGCAGGATGACGGATTAGAACGGCAGGAGTTACAGGCACGGCTGCGCGCAAGACAGCGTGAAATCAGAAAAGAACAGTCCGACAAAGGCTGAGGGGCCTTTCAGGGCTGCGTAAGGGGGCGGTTCATCTTTAGGTGAAGGACGAATGCAGAGAACGTGTAAACGTTGGCCGTAACGCATACGGCAGGATTAATGGTTTTATTTATATGAGTATTTATTAATTTTTAGAAGGAGTGATTTTATGGAAGCTTTACAAACTTTCGGACAAGGCTTTATGGGTCTGTTCCAGAACGGCGCGAACTACTTTATCCAACTTTATGTCTTACAGTTACTGCCATGGGTTATTATCATGATAACCTTTATGCACATTCTGTTTAAATTAATCGGACTGGAACGAATCGAAAAGCTTGTTAAACTATGCAACAAATTTTTCTTAACCCGCTGGATTCTGTCACCGGTAATCGCCATGGTATTCTCAGGTAACCCGATGACTTATCCTTATGCCCGTTTCTTACCAGAAAACCAGAAGGTAGCCTTCTTTGACCCTGGTATTTCTTTCTGCCACCCGGTTACCGGTTTATTCCCACACGCCAACCCAGGCGAACTTTTCGTATGGCTGGGGATTGCCAGCGGTGTCTACGTACAGGGCTTACAGTTTGGTATCGGCATCGAATCTCTTGGTGGTTTAGCAGTGGAATACTTCCTGCTTGGGATGGTGATGGTATTGCTTCGCAGCATCTTTACCCAGGTAATCTACAACGCTAAGTACAAAGCAAAATACGGCCATGCACAGGGCTCAGAAACGGAGGCATAAACCATGTATAATGCAGTAAGAATCGAAAAAGGACATGGCGGATGGGGCGGACCGCTCGTTATCCAGCCAACTGAAAAGAAAAACAAAATTGTCTCTATTACTGGCGGCGGCATCGACCCGTTAACCCGCAAGATTGCCAAACTCACTGGCGCAGAAGCCATTGACGGTTTCTCAAACGGTGTGCCGGATGATGAAATGGCCTGTGTTATCATTAACTGCGGCGGTACCTTAAGATGTGGTGTATACCCGAAAAAAGGCGTTATGACCGTTAACATCACCCCGGTTGGCCAGTCTGGTCCTTTGGCAGAATTTATTAAAGAAGATATTTACGTTTCCGGCGTTGTCGAAAGCGGCATCACACCGGCAGACGGTTCAGAAGTCCCGGTCGAAGAAGACGCGGCTGAAGAAGAAGTGGTTGAAGAAGCCGCTCCAGCAGCAGACGCTCCAAAAGAAAACTGGGTCGCACGCGGCGGTAAAGCCCTGGCTGGTTTTGCTACCAAGTGTGTGCAGGGCGGTAAAGAAGCCATTGATATTACCATCAAAGACATTCTCCCGTTCATGGCCTTCTATTCACTGCTTATCGGCCTGATCGAGTTTTCCGGTTTAGGCGCTCTGATGGGACAATACGTTTATCCGTATTTAGGAACCCTTCCGGGTCTTTTGATACTGGTAATTATTTGCGCACTTCCTATGATTTCTCCGCTGGTGGGTTCCGGCGCGTTAATCGGCCAGGTATTATCCGTTTTGGTTGGTTATGGGATCATGATTGGTGCATTCCCAGTCGTTTTAGCACTTCCGGCCCTCTTTGCCGTCGATGCCCAGGTAGGCTGCGACTTTATCCCAGTTGGTTTATCCATGGGGGACGCCGCAAGCGATACAGTAGACATCGGGGTACCATCTGTGTTATTATCTAGATTGTTCACAGGACCGATCATGGTGCTTATCGCATATTTTGTAGCAACAATGCTCTAGAATAGATTTTAAGGAGGAAGAATCATGGGATATAAATCAACCGTAACCGAAATTGGACCAATGGTGCAGGACTTTATCGGTGAAAAAATGATTATCGTCTTTAACGATAACGCACCTGCAGCCCTCAGAGAAATGGCTGTTCTCCATTCAATCGAAGAAATGGAAAAGGATATTGCCGTGAACGATATCATCGCCATTGGCGGACAGGAATTCGTGGTAACAGCTGTCGGCAGTGAAGCCAACGAAACATTCAGAACAATGGGGCACTGTACTTTCTGCTTCAACGGAGGGGATACGGCGAAGATCCCAGGACACATCGAACTCCTTGGCGAAGGTATGCCAGAAATCACTGTAGGCTGTACCATCGAAATCATTCACACCTAAGAAAACGGAGAGGTAAATATGTATTCAAAAGAAACGGTTATTATCAACAAAACCGGTCTTCACGCAAGACCAGCATCTGACTTTACAAAAAAAGCCAGCGGCTTTAAATCAGCCATCAATGTAAAAAATCTGGATGAGGATAAAGAAGGAAACGCAAAATCCATCATCGCAGTTATGGCAATGTGCCTGTCAAAGGGAACACGCGTTGCTGTAAGCGCTGAAGGCGATGACGAACAGCAGGCAGTCGATACACTGATCGAGCTGATCGATTCTGGCTTTGGCGAAGAAGAGTAATCTAAAAAAGAGGAGTGCACGAAAGGGCTGAAAAAGCCCGGCGTGGCACTCCTTTTTTTATCGCGCCAAAATTCTTGTGGCGCTTGTTTTTTTTTCGCCTTAAGCTTATAATGAATACATTAATGTAAGGAAATCAAAAAGGAGTTAATATAAAATGCAAATATCCAAACGCGTAATGGGGATGGGAGAACCCGCCCTTTTAAAATATTATCCCCTGGTGGATAAAGCCGAGGCTGAAGGGAAAAAGGTCTACTACCTGAATATCGGACAGCCCGATATCTGTACCCCGCCCAGCTTCATGAAAAAAGTCAACGAAATGAAGGAAAACGTTCTGGCCTACGCAGCTCCCGAAGGCGAAAACGCATTGCGGGAAGAAGCCTGCAAATATTACCATAAATACGGCTTAACCTATCATAGAGGGGATATGCTCATCACCAATGGCGGCAGCGAAGCCTTGCTGTTCACCTTTCTGACCATCTGCAACCCCGGCGACCAGATTCTGACCCCGGAACCGCTCTACAGCATTTATAAAGAGATGGCCTCAGCCACCAGCATTGACTTAAGAGGTATTAAAACCTACGCCGAAGAAGGCTTTGCCCTGCCAAACAGGGAAACCATCGAGGCGGCCATCACCCCGGCGACCAAGGCAATTCTGATCACCAACCCCGGCAACCCGACCGGTAAGGTGTTCAGCAGGGAAGAAATCGAGCGCGTGCGGGATATCGCTCTTGCCCATGATCTTTACGTCATCGCTGATGAAGTTTACCGCGAATTTATTTATGACGGGCTCGCGTATGTGAGCCCCGGCCATTATCCAGAGCTGGATCAGAACTGCATCATTATCGACAGTATTTCAAAGCGCTATAGTGCCTGCGGCGCCCGTATTGGCTTTATCCTGTCAAAAAATTATGCGTTTATGAATCAGATTAAAAAACTCTGCCAGATGCGACTGGCTGTCTCCAGTGTCGACCAGCTCGGGGCCGCTGAGCTTTTTAAGCTGGATACCAGCTTTTTTGATGACGTGCTCAAGGAATACACGCATCGACGCGATATTGTCTACGACTGTCTGAAAACCATCGACGGCGTGGTCTGCAAAAAGCCGACGGGAGCATTTTACTATGTGGCCAAGCTTCCAACAAAGGATGCCTGCGATTTTATCGAATGGATGATCACCGATTTTGATTATGAGGGCAAAACCGTGCTGCTGTCCCCTGCCAATGATTTTTATATTCATCCCGAGGACGGCGCAGATGAAGTGCGCATTGCCTATGTTTTAAAGGATACGGATATGGCAGCTGCCGTGGAAACCCTGAAACAGGGACTCAATACCTATAAAGAAAAATTCCCGGAACGTTGTAAATAGGAGAAAAGAATGGAAATAAAAAATCTACAGAAGGGACAGCCGTTTTTAGGTTATCTCTTTATCAAATCCCAGGTAACCAAAACCGCTGCCAACGGCAGCCGCTATTTTAATATGAAGCTCACCGACACCAATTTTGACGAAATCGACGGAAAAATGTGGGATGTCAAGGAAGCCGACGAAGAGGAATTTGTCACTGGCAAGCTTGTAAAGATCAAGGGCGCTGTCCAGGAATACAATGGGCATCTCCAGCTCATTGCCAACCGTATGCGTCTGGCCAATGAGGGCGACGATGTCAGCATCGATGATTTTGTGGAGTGTGCCCCTAAAAATGTCAATGAGATGATCAGAGAGATCAATACGACCATCGATGCCTTTGCGAATGAAGACATTAAGAAGCTGACCAAAGCCATTTTTGAAGATAAGACAAAGGTACTGTCCTATTTCCCGGCAGCCAAGTCTAACCACCATGCCCTAAAGGGTGGACTGCTCTATCATACCTATTCCATGCTGCAAATCGGAAAAAGCCTGACACCCCTTTACCCGTTTCTCAATGCAGATTTACTGTATTCAGGCATTATCCTCCACGATATCGGCAAGATTACCGAGATGGAATCCGATGAAAACGGCTCTGTAAGCGACTATACCGAGGAAGGCAAGCTGTTGGGGCATATCGTCACAGAAATCGTGGAAATCGACCAATACGGGCAAAAACTCGGCGTCAGTGAGGAAGTTCTACTGCTCTTAAAGCACATGATTCTGTCACACCATTACGAAGCCGAATACGGAAGCCCCAAAAAGCCGATGTTTCCAGAAGCTGAGCTGCTTCACCACATCGACATCATTGACGCCCGCATGAATACCATGGAAAAAGTCCAGAACAGCTTAGAGCCTGGCGCCTTCTCCGAAAAGATCTGGGGACTGGATGGTATCCAGCTCTACCGGAGCAAATTGTAAGCTGCAGATACTCTATATAATGTAGAAAAAAGCAGATGCCGCCGCGCATCTGCTTTTTAAAATATCCAGGTTAAAATAAAATCAAAAAAGATTAAAATAAATGTTAAAAAGCGCTTGACAAAGGGTAAGGTCCGGGGTATACTAAATAAGCTGTCTCGGAGAGCACAGCACCGCGGGGATTTCAGTCCGGCGCTTGAGAAATTTAAAAAATAAATTTTAAAAAGTGCTTGACAGAACGAAAACGACGCGGTATAATAAAGGAGTTCGCTTGAGAAAACGAACAACGATTACAGCGCAGAGCTGTAAGGGTCATAGAAAAGAGAATAGTACCATAAAACCTGAAATTCCAGCTGATGAGAATCAGCAAAGGATAAAAAACGCAAGTGCGATGAACACTTCAAAAAATCATCAAATGAACCAGATCAAGAAGCCGAAAGGCTAAACGATAAACTATTTATTGAGAGTTTGATCCTGGCTCAGGACGAACGCTGGCGGTATGCTTAACACATGCAAGTCGAACGAGAAGGTTTTGATGGATCCTTCGGGTGACATTAGAACTGGAAAGTGGCGAACGGGTGAGTAACGCGTGGGTAACCTGCCCTATGGAAAGGAATAGCCTCGGGAAACTGGGAGTAAAGCCTTATATTATGGTTTTGTCGCATGGCAAGATCATGAAAACTCCGGTGCCATAGGATGGACCCGCGTCCCATTAGCTAGTTGGTGAGATAACAGCCCACCAAGGCGACGATGGGTAACCGGTCTGAGAGGGCGAACGGTCACACTGGAACTGAGACACGGTCCAGACTCCTACGGGAGGCAGCAGTGGGGAATATTGCGCAATGGGGGCAACCCTGACGCAGCAATACCGCGTGAGTGAAGAAGGTTTTCGGATCGTAAAGCTCTGTTATTGGGGAAGAAGAATGACGGTACCCAATGAGGAAGTCCCGGCTAACTACGTGCCAGCAGCCGCGGTAATACGTAGGGGACAAGCGTTGTCCGGAATGACTGGGCGTAAAGGGCGCGTAGGCGGTCTATTAAGTCTGATGTGAAAGGTACCGGCTCAACCGGTGAAGTGCATTGGAAACTGGTAGACTTGAGTATTGGAGAGGCAAGTGGAATTCCTAGTGTAGCGGTGAAATGCGTAGATATTAGGAGGAACACCAGTGGCGAAGGCGGCTTGCTGGACAAATACTGACGCTGAGGTGCGAAAGCGTGGGGAGCGAACAGGATTAGATACCCTGGTAGTCCACGCCGTAAACGATGAATGCTAGGTGTTGGGGAAACTCAGTGCCGCAGTTAACACAATAAGCATTCCGCCTGGGGAGTACGACCGCAAGGTTGAAACTCAAAGGAATTGACGGGGACCCGCACAAGCAGCGGAGCATGTGGTTTAATTCGAAGCAACGCGAAGAACCTTACCAGGTCTTGACATCCTCTGACGAGCCTAGAGATAGGAAGTTTCCTTCGGGAACAGAGAGACAGGTGGTGCATGGTTGTCGTCAGCTCGTGTCGTGAGATGTTGGGTTAAGTCCCGCAACGAGCGCAACCCCTGCCTTTAGTTGCCAGCATTAAGTTGGGCACTCTAGAGGGACTGCCGTAGACAATACGGAGGAAGGTGGGGACGACGTCAAATCATCATGCCCCTTATGACCTGGGCTACACACGTGCTACAATGGTCTGAACAGAGGGCCGCGAAGCCGCGAGGTGAAGCAAATCCCTTAAAACAGATCCCAGTTCGGATTGCAGGCTGCAACTCGCCTGCATGAAGTTGGAGTTGCTAGTAATCGCGGATCAGAATGCCGCGGTGAATGCGTTCCCGGGTCTTGTACACACCGCCCGTCACACCACGAGAGTTGGCAACACCCGAAGCCTGTGAGAGAACCGCAAGGACTCAGCAGTCGAAGGTGGGGCTAGTAATTGGGGTGAAGTCGTAACAAGGTAGCCGTATCGGAAGGTGCGGCTGGATCACCTCCTTTCTAGGGAACAGGAAGTCATGGTACTATTTTCTTTTGTATGACCCAAAGTCATACATTGGTCATTGAAAACAACATAAAGAAAAAAGAGTAAAGAGCAAATATTAAACAAAGTAAAAAACTTCTTAATAAATGCAATTTCAAAAACAACATTCTTTTGAGCTCAGAAAGAGAACAAAAGAAAAACAAAACGAAATGCGAAAGCATTCGTGGAGATCAAGAAACAAAGAGCACAGGGTGAATGCCTTGGCACTGGGAGCCGAAGAAGGACGCGACAAGCTGCGAAAAGCCACGTTTAGGAGCACATATCCGTTGAGACGTGGGTGTCCGAATGGGGAAACCCGGCGGTCAGAAGGGCCGTCACCGTTAAGTGAATCCATAGCTTAACGGAGGGAACCCGGGGAACTGAAACATCTTAGTACCCGGAGGAAAAGAAAGAAACATCGATTCCTTAAGTAGCGGCGAGCGAACGAGGAAGAGCCCAGAATCCATCAATCATTTCCGTTTAGCAGAAGGGCATGGGAAGGCCCCGCAAAGAGCGTAAGACGCGCGTATGCGAAAAGCCGAGATGAGGAGATTCGAGGAGTACCACGGGACACGTGAAACCCTGTGGGAAGATGGGGGGCCCACCCCCCAAGGCTAAATACTACCCAGTGACCGATAGCGGAAAGTACCGTGAGGGAAAGGTGAAAAGAACCCCGGGAGGGGAGTGAAATAGAAACTGAAACCCTGTGCTTACAAGCAGCTGGAGCGCAAGTGACAGTGTGCTTTTTGTAGAACGGGCCAACGAGTTACGGTATGTAGCGAGGTTAAGCACTTCAGGTGCGGAGCCGAAGCGAAAGCGAGTCTGAATAGGGCGCCTTAGTTGCATGCTGTAGACCCGAAACCGTGTGATCTATCCATGACCAGGGTGAAGCTTGGGTAAAACCAAGTGGAGGCCCGAACCAGTGTCTGTTGAAAAAGGCTTGGATGAGTTGTGGATAGGGGTGAAATTCCAATCGAACACGGAGATAGCTGGTTCTCCCCGAAATAGCTTTAGGGCTAGCGTTCTGTGATGAATGACGGAGGTAGAGCACTGAATTGGGTAGGGGGCGTCAAGCTTACCGAACCATATCAAACTCCGAATGCCGTGCATTTTAACAGGGCAGTCAGACAGTGGGAGATAAGTTTCATTGTCAAAAGGGAAACAGCCCAGACCATCCGCTAAGGTCCCCAAGTACTGATTAAGTGGGAAAGGATGTGTCACTGCACAAACAACCAGGATGTTGGCTTAGAAGCAGCCATACATTTAAAGAGTGCGTAATAGCTCACTGGTCGAGTGGTGGTGCGCCGAAAATGAACGGGGCTAAAATCAGGCACCGAAGCGATGGATTGTACCATAAGGTACAGTGGTAGGGGAGCAATCTCTTAGGGGCGAAGCCATTTCGTAAGGGATGGTGGACTTAAGAGAAGAGAGAATGTTGGCATGAGTAGCGAAAGTGAAGTGAGAATCTTCACCATCGAAAGCCCAAGGTTTCCTGAGGAAGGCTCGTCCGCTCAGGGTTAGTCGGGGCCTAAGCCGAGGTCAAAAGACGTAGGCGATGGACAACTGGTTGAAATTCCAGTACTACCTCAATGCGTTTGAGAAATGGAGTGACACAGAAGGATAAGCGAACCCGGCCGTTGGAAGAGCCGGGGCAAGCAGTGAGACTGCAGCGGGAGGCAAATCCCCCATTGCATAAGGTCAAGCTGTGATGCGGAACGAAAAATAAGTAGGGAAGTCGCCGATTTCACGCTGTCAAGAAAAGCTTCTATCGAGCAAAGAGGTACCCGTACCGTAAACCGACACAGGTAGGCGAGGAGAGAATCCTAAGATGAGCGGGAGAAGTGTTGTTAAGGAACTCGGCAAAATGACTCCGTAACTTCGGGAGAAGGAGTGCCCCTTCGGGGGCCGCAGAGAAGAGGCTCAAGCGACTGTTTAGCAAAAACACAGGTCTCTGCTAAATCGAAAGATGACGTATAGGGGCTGACGCCTGCCCGGTGCTGGAAGGTTAAGGGGAGTGCTTAGCGTAAGCGAAGGTGCGAACTTAAGCCCCAGTAAACGGCGGCCGTAACTATAACGGTCCTAAGGTAGCGAAATTCCTTGTCAGGTAAGTTCTGACCCGCACGAAAGGCGTAACGATTTGAGCGCTGTCTCGACAACACACCCGGTGAAATTGTAGTACTCGTGAAGATGCGAGTTACCCGCGACAGGACGGAAAGACCCCGTAGAGCTTTACTGTAGTCTGGCATTGAGTTTTGATATAACATGTACAGGATAGGTGGGAGGCAGAGAAGCATGCACGCCAGTGTGTGCCGAGCCATTGTTGGGATACCACTCTTGTTATATTGGAATTCTAACGCGTTGCCGTAATCCGGCAAGCGGACAGTGTCAGATGGGCAGTTTGACTGGGGCGGTCGCCTCCTAAAAAGTATCGGAGGCGCCCAAAGTTACCCTCAGGATGGTTGGAAACCATCTGTAAGAGTGCAAAGGCAGAAGGGTGATTGACTGCGAGAGAGACATCTCGAGCAGAGACGAAAGTCGGGCTTAGTGATCCGGTGGTTCCGAGTGGAAGGGCCATCGCTCAACGGATAAAAGCTACCTCGGGGATAACAGGCTTATCTCCCCCAAGAGTCCACATCGACGGGGAGGTTTGGCACCTCGATGTCGGCTCGTCTCATCCTGGGGCTGAAGCAGGTCCCAAGGGTTGGGCTGTTCGCCCATTAAAGAGGCACGCGAGCTGGGTTCAGAACGTCGTGAGACAGTTCGGTCCCTATCCGTCGTGGGCGTAAGATATTTGAAAGGAGCT
The DNA window shown above is from Eubacterium limosum and carries:
- a CDS encoding pyridoxal phosphate-dependent aminotransferase; this translates as MQISKRVMGMGEPALLKYYPLVDKAEAEGKKVYYLNIGQPDICTPPSFMKKVNEMKENVLAYAAPEGENALREEACKYYHKYGLTYHRGDMLITNGGSEALLFTFLTICNPGDQILTPEPLYSIYKEMASATSIDLRGIKTYAEEGFALPNRETIEAAITPATKAILITNPGNPTGKVFSREEIERVRDIALAHDLYVIADEVYREFIYDGLAYVSPGHYPELDQNCIIIDSISKRYSACGARIGFILSKNYAFMNQIKKLCQMRLAVSSVDQLGAAELFKLDTSFFDDVLKEYTHRRDIVYDCLKTIDGVVCKKPTGAFYYVAKLPTKDACDFIEWMITDFDYEGKTVLLSPANDFYIHPEDGADEVRIAYVLKDTDMAAAVETLKQGLNTYKEKFPERCK
- a CDS encoding 3'-5' exoribonuclease YhaM family protein, producing MEIKNLQKGQPFLGYLFIKSQVTKTAANGSRYFNMKLTDTNFDEIDGKMWDVKEADEEEFVTGKLVKIKGAVQEYNGHLQLIANRMRLANEGDDVSIDDFVECAPKNVNEMIREINTTIDAFANEDIKKLTKAIFEDKTKVLSYFPAAKSNHHALKGGLLYHTYSMLQIGKSLTPLYPFLNADLLYSGIILHDIGKITEMESDENGSVSDYTEEGKLLGHIVTEIVEIDQYGQKLGVSEEVLLLLKHMILSHHYEAEYGSPKKPMFPEAELLHHIDIIDARMNTMEKVQNSLEPGAFSEKIWGLDGIQLYRSKL